The following proteins are encoded in a genomic region of Mycobacterium kiyosense:
- the embC gene encoding putative arabinosyltransferase C: MSDAGANYRLARLVAVVAGLLGTILALATPLLPVRQTTAQLNWPQNGTFGSVEAPLISYVATDLNISVPCQAAAGPAGPQNAAKTVLLSTVPKQAPKAIDRGLLLQRVNEDLVLIVRNVPVVTAPMSEVLGPSCQRLTFTAHADRVTGEFVGLKQGPTTEHPGEPLRGEKSGYDFRPQIVGVFTDLSGPAPPGLSFSATVDSRYSSSPTTLKMAAMILGLVLTAASLVALHVLDTADGTRHRRFLPSRWWSVGGLDALVIAVLTWWHFVGANTSDDGYILTMARVSEHAGYMANYYRWFGTPEAPFGWYYDLLALWAHVSTASVWMRLPTLAMALTCWWVISREVIPRLGYAVKKSRAAAWTAAGMFLAVWLPLDNGLRPEPIIALGILLTWCSIERAVATSRLLPVAMACIIGALTLFSGPTGIASIGALLVAIGPLRTILHRRSKRFGIVALVSPILAAATVTAILIFRDQTLAGEAQASMLKRAVGPSLKWFDEHIRYERLFMPSPDGSVARRFAVLALLLALAVAVAMSLRKGRIPGTAAGPSRRIIGITIISFLAMMFTPTKWTHHFGVFAGLAGSLGALAAVAVTEAAMRSRRNRTVFAAAVIFVMAMSFASVNGWWYVSNFGVPWSNSFPKWRWSLTTALLELTVVVLLIAAWFHFVADNDDGPPKTRFGARITRILQSPLAIATWLLVLMEVASLTMAMISQYPAWSVGRSNLQALTGKTCGLAEDVLVELDPDAGMLAPVSAPVGEALGAGLSEAFTPNGIPADVSADPVMERPGDRSFVNDDGMITGTEAGTEGGTTAAPGINGSRARLPFNLDPARVPVLGSWRSGIQVPAMLRSGWYRLPASGERKNTPLLVVTAAGRFDAREVQVQWATDDEAAAGKHSGAMSFADVGASPAWRNLRVALSAIPDTATQIRLVADDNDLAPQHWIGLTPPRIPKLRTLQDVVGSKDPVFLDWLVGLAFPCQRPFGHQNGVVEPPKWRILPDRFGAEANSPVMDNLGGGPLGITELLVHATTVASYLKDDWSRDWGALQRFTPYYPDAVPARLELGTVTRSGLWNPAPLRKS; the protein is encoded by the coding sequence GTGAGCGACGCGGGAGCTAACTACCGGCTCGCCCGGCTCGTCGCCGTCGTCGCCGGTCTGCTGGGGACGATTCTTGCGCTGGCCACGCCGTTGCTGCCGGTCCGGCAGACCACCGCCCAGCTCAACTGGCCGCAGAACGGCACCTTCGGCAGCGTCGAAGCGCCGCTGATCTCCTATGTGGCCACCGACCTGAACATCAGCGTGCCCTGTCAGGCCGCGGCCGGGCCGGCCGGACCGCAGAACGCGGCCAAGACGGTGTTGCTGTCCACGGTGCCCAAGCAGGCGCCGAAGGCCATCGACCGCGGATTGCTGTTGCAGCGGGTCAACGAGGACCTGGTGCTGATCGTGCGCAACGTCCCGGTGGTCACGGCCCCGATGAGCGAGGTGCTGGGGCCGTCCTGCCAGCGCCTGACGTTCACCGCGCACGCCGACCGGGTGACCGGCGAATTCGTCGGGCTCAAACAGGGCCCCACCACCGAACACCCCGGGGAGCCGCTGCGCGGCGAGAAGAGCGGCTACGACTTCCGGCCGCAGATCGTGGGCGTGTTCACCGACCTGTCCGGGCCGGCGCCGCCGGGCCTGAGCTTCTCGGCGACCGTCGACAGCCGCTACTCCAGCAGCCCCACCACGCTGAAGATGGCCGCGATGATCCTCGGCCTGGTGCTGACGGCGGCCTCGCTGGTCGCGCTGCACGTGCTGGACACCGCCGACGGCACCCGGCACCGGCGGTTCCTGCCGTCGCGCTGGTGGTCGGTCGGCGGGCTGGACGCATTGGTGATCGCGGTGCTCACCTGGTGGCACTTCGTCGGCGCGAACACCTCCGACGACGGCTACATCCTGACCATGGCCCGGGTGTCCGAGCACGCCGGATACATGGCCAACTACTACCGCTGGTTCGGCACCCCCGAGGCGCCGTTCGGCTGGTACTACGACCTGCTGGCGCTGTGGGCGCACGTCAGCACCGCCAGCGTCTGGATGCGACTGCCCACTCTGGCGATGGCGCTGACCTGCTGGTGGGTGATCAGCCGGGAGGTCATCCCGCGGCTGGGTTACGCCGTCAAGAAGAGCCGCGCCGCGGCATGGACGGCGGCGGGCATGTTCCTGGCGGTGTGGCTGCCGCTGGACAACGGGCTGCGTCCCGAGCCGATCATCGCCCTGGGCATCCTGCTGACCTGGTGCTCGATCGAACGCGCCGTGGCCACCAGCCGGCTGTTGCCGGTCGCGATGGCCTGCATCATCGGTGCCCTGACGCTGTTCTCCGGGCCGACCGGCATCGCCTCCATCGGCGCGCTGCTGGTCGCGATCGGCCCGCTGCGCACCATCCTGCACCGGCGCTCCAAACGGTTCGGCATCGTGGCGCTGGTCTCCCCGATCCTGGCCGCCGCCACCGTCACCGCGATCCTGATCTTCCGCGACCAGACGCTGGCCGGCGAGGCGCAGGCGAGCATGCTCAAGCGGGCCGTGGGTCCCAGCCTGAAATGGTTCGACGAGCACATCCGCTACGAACGGTTGTTCATGCCCAGCCCGGACGGGTCGGTGGCGCGCCGCTTCGCGGTGCTGGCATTGCTCCTCGCGCTGGCGGTCGCGGTGGCGATGTCGTTGCGCAAGGGGCGGATTCCGGGCACCGCGGCCGGACCGAGCCGCCGCATCATCGGCATCACCATCATCTCGTTCCTGGCGATGATGTTCACCCCCACCAAGTGGACGCACCACTTCGGGGTGTTCGCCGGGCTGGCCGGTTCGCTGGGCGCGCTGGCCGCGGTGGCGGTGACGGAGGCGGCGATGCGGTCCCGGCGCAACCGCACCGTGTTCGCGGCCGCGGTGATCTTCGTGATGGCGATGTCGTTCGCCAGCGTCAACGGCTGGTGGTACGTGTCGAATTTCGGTGTGCCCTGGTCGAATTCGTTCCCGAAGTGGCGGTGGTCGCTGACCACGGCCCTGCTCGAACTCACCGTCGTGGTGCTGCTGATCGCCGCCTGGTTCCACTTCGTCGCCGACAACGACGACGGGCCCCCCAAGACGCGCTTCGGCGCCCGCATTACCCGGATTCTGCAGTCGCCGTTGGCAATCGCCACCTGGCTGCTGGTGCTGATGGAGGTCGCGTCGCTGACGATGGCGATGATCTCCCAATACCCGGCGTGGTCGGTGGGCCGGTCCAACCTACAGGCGCTCACCGGCAAGACCTGCGGGCTGGCCGAGGACGTGCTGGTCGAGCTTGACCCCGACGCGGGCATGCTGGCGCCGGTGTCCGCCCCGGTGGGCGAGGCCCTGGGTGCGGGACTGTCGGAAGCGTTCACGCCCAACGGGATTCCCGCCGACGTGTCCGCCGACCCGGTGATGGAGCGCCCCGGTGACCGCAGCTTCGTCAACGACGACGGAATGATCACCGGCACCGAGGCCGGCACCGAAGGCGGTACCACCGCTGCGCCCGGAATCAACGGCTCGCGCGCCCGGTTGCCGTTCAACCTGGATCCGGCTCGGGTGCCGGTGCTGGGGAGCTGGCGATCGGGCATCCAGGTGCCGGCGATGTTGCGGTCCGGCTGGTACCGGTTGCCCGCGAGTGGTGAGCGGAAGAACACACCGTTGTTGGTGGTCACCGCGGCCGGCCGGTTCGACGCGCGGGAGGTCCAGGTGCAGTGGGCCACCGACGACGAGGCGGCAGCCGGAAAACACAGCGGCGCAATGTCGTTCGCCGACGTCGGAGCATCCCCGGCGTGGCGCAACCTGCGGGTTGCGTTGTCCGCGATCCCCGACACGGCGACGCAGATCCGATTGGTGGCCGACGACAACGACCTGGCGCCGCAGCACTGGATCGGCCTGACGCCGCCGCGGATTCCCAAACTGCGGACCTTGCAGGACGTGGTGGGCTCCAAGGATCCCGTCTTTCTCGATTGGCTGGTGGGGCTGGCGTTCCCCTGTCAGCGCCCGTTCGGCCATCAGAACGGTGTGGTCGAGCCGCCCAAGTGGCGCATCCTGCCGGACCGCTTCGGCGCCGAGGCCAACTCACCGGTGATGGACAACCTCGGCGGCGGGCCGCTGGGCATCACCGAACTGCTGGTGCACGCGACCACGGTGGCCAGCTACCTGAAGGACGATTGGTCTCGGGATTGGGGTGCGCTGCAACGCTTTACGCCCTACTACCCCGACGCGGTGCCGGCCCGACTGGAGCTGGGCACGGTGACCCGCAGCGGACTGTGGAATCCGGCGCCGCTGCGCAAGAGCTGA